One genomic segment of Rhizobium gallicum bv. gallicum R602sp includes these proteins:
- a CDS encoding LysR family transcriptional regulator produces MDIEDLRTFVEVADAGGVSPAARRLGISKSMVSRRLIRLEEALGIQLLARTTRGAGLTEAGGTFRDYAARICTEIDIARETIVPDGDLRGRLRVAVPLTSGPLHFAPVLAEMARHHPQLQIHAEYSDRFVDLIADGFDCAIRVGALRDSNLIARRVGQIYGKLVASPDYIRIHGSPEKPDEIAAHQALIGAEAWRFMDGEKVVTVQPQGRFSSDNGAALASAAAAGLGIAWLPDCVTHEYLTSGALVPVMTRFPLPVGGVYVVRPPSPHPARKVRILSEFLIEAFQRNPHL; encoded by the coding sequence ATGGACATCGAGGATCTGCGGACATTTGTCGAAGTTGCCGATGCCGGGGGCGTTTCTCCCGCGGCACGTCGGCTGGGGATCTCCAAGTCAATGGTCAGTCGGCGCCTCATCCGGCTTGAGGAAGCGCTCGGCATCCAGCTTCTTGCGCGAACGACCCGTGGTGCTGGGCTGACGGAAGCCGGGGGCACGTTTCGCGATTATGCAGCAAGGATCTGCACCGAGATCGACATCGCACGAGAAACGATAGTGCCCGACGGTGACCTTCGCGGGCGCCTGCGGGTGGCCGTCCCTCTCACGTCAGGCCCGCTACATTTTGCGCCCGTGCTGGCGGAGATGGCGCGCCACCACCCGCAGCTTCAGATCCACGCCGAGTATAGCGATCGGTTCGTCGATCTGATTGCGGACGGGTTCGATTGCGCAATCCGGGTCGGCGCCCTGCGCGACTCGAACCTGATCGCAAGGCGCGTTGGTCAGATCTACGGCAAGCTGGTGGCGAGCCCGGACTATATCAGGATACATGGTTCACCTGAAAAGCCGGACGAAATCGCCGCTCATCAAGCCCTGATCGGTGCCGAGGCGTGGCGTTTCATGGATGGCGAAAAGGTCGTCACTGTGCAGCCGCAGGGTCGCTTCAGTTCCGACAACGGCGCGGCGCTTGCCAGCGCGGCCGCAGCAGGGCTTGGTATAGCGTGGCTTCCCGATTGCGTTACCCATGAATATCTTACGTCCGGCGCGCTCGTTCCAGTCATGACCCGTTTTCCGCTACCGGTCGGTGGGGTCTACGTCGTGCGGCCACCCAGCCCGCACCCGGCGCGAAAAGTGCGCATCCTCTCTGAGTTCCTGATCGAAGCATTCCAAAGAAATCCGCATTTGTAG
- a CDS encoding LLM class flavin-dependent oxidoreductase yields MEIGIDSFAAILPDPTTGKLPSATERMADLIEEVVVADRVGLDVFGIGEHHRGEFLDSAPAVILAAAAARTGRIRLTSAVTVLSAADPVRVFQEFATLDLISKGRAEVVVGRGSFVEAYPLFGLDTRDYDDLFAEKLDLLLRLGETTNVTWEGRFRPALKGQGVFPRPHQPQLPLWIGVGGTPQSFARAGALGLPLMIAIIGGSFERFRPLVDLYREAGSRAGHSPDVLKVGVHAMGFVGETDTAAKDAFFPGWAYLTTKIGRERGWSPPTRQQFDAMAGPEGTFLIGDPKTVAAKMLQASETLGGVSRITFQMSTASLDTAAMKQSIELLGNEVAPIVRQARQV; encoded by the coding sequence ATGGAAATCGGTATCGACAGTTTTGCTGCCATCCTCCCGGATCCGACGACAGGCAAGCTTCCTTCGGCGACCGAGCGTATGGCCGACCTCATCGAGGAGGTCGTCGTCGCGGACCGCGTCGGGCTCGATGTCTTCGGCATAGGCGAGCATCATCGCGGGGAGTTTCTCGACTCCGCGCCGGCTGTCATTCTGGCTGCGGCAGCGGCCCGGACCGGCCGGATCAGATTGACGAGTGCGGTGACCGTTCTGAGCGCCGCCGACCCGGTGCGGGTTTTTCAGGAATTCGCAACTCTCGATCTGATTTCCAAAGGCCGTGCGGAAGTCGTTGTCGGCCGAGGTTCCTTCGTGGAAGCCTATCCGCTGTTCGGTCTGGACACACGTGACTATGACGACCTTTTTGCGGAGAAGCTCGACCTGTTGCTCAGGCTTGGCGAGACAACCAATGTTACTTGGGAAGGTCGCTTCCGTCCGGCCCTCAAAGGACAAGGTGTTTTCCCGCGTCCCCATCAACCACAGCTACCATTATGGATCGGGGTCGGCGGCACGCCGCAATCCTTTGCCCGCGCCGGTGCGCTTGGCCTGCCGCTGATGATCGCCATCATCGGCGGCAGCTTCGAGCGCTTCCGTCCGCTTGTCGATCTCTATCGCGAAGCCGGCAGCCGCGCGGGACATAGTCCCGATGTGCTCAAGGTGGGCGTCCACGCGATGGGCTTTGTGGGAGAAACAGACACTGCAGCCAAGGACGCATTCTTTCCCGGCTGGGCGTATCTGACGACGAAGATCGGTCGTGAGCGCGGCTGGTCGCCGCCGACGCGCCAGCAGTTCGACGCCATGGCAGGTCCTGAGGGCACATTCCTGATCGGTGACCCCAAGACGGTCGCAGCCAAGATGCTGCAGGCCAGCGAGACGCTTGGCGGCGTTTCGCGCATCACCTTCCAGATGAGCACAGCCTCTCTCGACACGGCAGCGATGAAGCAATCCATCGAGCTTCTGGGCAACGAGGTTGCGCCGATCGTCCGGCAGGCTCGGCAAGTATAG
- a CDS encoding nuclear transport factor 2 family protein, whose amino-acid sequence MTSLFQRHDASAVERLYAADYIQHNPSIPQGRGALQALVAGLSQDVYYEPGLIVAEGDFVAIHGRIRGWSNGPQVMIDLFRVEDGKLAEHWDVLQDEVPVTAALGGVPMFDPEEGTLQAQLATS is encoded by the coding sequence ATGACCTCCCTGTTTCAGCGCCATGATGCGTCGGCGGTGGAGCGACTCTACGCTGCGGATTACATTCAGCACAATCCCAGCATTCCTCAGGGGCGCGGTGCCTTGCAGGCGCTCGTCGCCGGTCTGTCGCAAGACGTTTATTATGAGCCCGGCCTGATTGTTGCCGAGGGCGATTTTGTCGCCATCCACGGGCGCATCCGCGGCTGGTCAAACGGGCCGCAAGTGATGATCGATCTTTTCCGCGTCGAAGACGGCAAGCTGGCCGAGCATTGGGACGTGTTGCAGGACGAGGTACCGGTTACGGCGGCTCTTGGCGGCGTGCCGATGTTCGATCCCGAGGAAGGCACGCTTCAGGCACAATTGGCAACGTCCTAG
- a CDS encoding MoaF-related domain-containing protein — translation MSVEHFPIGQEMDVAYPNFKVSQTLLSVTQLRFEIREGLFARTETVDYGATVTNVQDYDRGLVHSFATLPDGKFLRMTGPIVVTRPADRVPDDRPERATRRWCSGR, via the coding sequence ATGTCGGTGGAGCACTTTCCCATCGGACAGGAGATGGATGTCGCCTATCCGAATTTTAAAGTCAGCCAGACGCTACTCTCAGTCACGCAACTGAGGTTCGAAATCAGGGAAGGGCTATTCGCCCGAACCGAAACCGTCGATTACGGTGCGACGGTCACGAATGTGCAGGACTATGACCGTGGTCTGGTCCACTCGTTCGCCACGCTGCCTGATGGCAAGTTTCTACGAATGACCGGTCCCATCGTCGTCACTCGGCCAGCGGACCGCGTCCCCGACGATCGTCCGGAGCGCGCAACAAGGCGCTGGTGCTCGGGGCGATGA
- a CDS encoding hydrolase, with protein MTFRNGLDSLLRPEDSVLVLIDHQPYQLANVNSHEPMMVINNTVGLAKAAKAFGVPTILTTVIAERGGNLFPQIADVFPGQEIIDRTFINTWEDKTTVDAVKATGRKQLIIAGLWTEVCVAMPTIQALGEGWDVTVVTDASGGTSVEAHEVAIHRMIAAGANMMTWLAVASEWQRDWARMDTAVKITDVVVQHAGGSGIAYLWEQQLLNTPVPSTAG; from the coding sequence ATGACCTTTCGTAACGGCCTTGACTCACTTCTCCGCCCCGAAGATTCCGTCCTCGTCCTGATCGATCATCAGCCTTATCAGCTCGCAAACGTGAACAGCCACGAGCCGATGATGGTGATCAACAACACTGTAGGTTTGGCTAAGGCAGCGAAGGCATTCGGCGTCCCCACGATCCTGACCACCGTGATCGCCGAGCGGGGCGGTAACCTGTTCCCCCAAATCGCAGATGTGTTCCCAGGCCAGGAGATAATCGACCGGACGTTCATTAACACGTGGGAAGATAAGACGACAGTGGATGCGGTTAAGGCGACCGGCCGCAAACAGCTGATCATTGCCGGCCTCTGGACTGAAGTTTGCGTCGCCATGCCGACGATCCAGGCCCTCGGCGAAGGCTGGGATGTAACGGTCGTAACAGACGCATCGGGCGGCACATCGGTCGAAGCGCATGAGGTCGCCATCCACCGCATGATCGCAGCCGGCGCGAATATGATGACGTGGCTGGCGGTTGCGTCCGAATGGCAGCGCGATTGGGCCCGGATGGACACTGCCGTAAAGATAACGGACGTGGTCGTGCAGCATGCCGGTGGTAGCGGCATCGCTTATTTGTGGGAGCAGCAATTGCTCAACACGCCGGTGCCGAGCACCGCAGGCTGA
- a CDS encoding LysR family transcriptional regulator: MDIEDLRTFVEVADAGGVTSAALRLGISKSMVSRRLMRLEAELGVQLLARSTRGASLTEAGATFRDYAARVSAEIDVARETIVPAGELRGRLRVAAPLSFGPTHFAAVIAQMARRHPHLQIQTCYSDRFVDLIAEGYDCAIRVGTLQDSSLIARRVGPLYGSFVASPDYIKAHGSPETPDELVAHQALMQGTETWQVMDGDKVITVRPQGRFKADNGVALAVAAVAGLGIAALPDELIKDYLASGELVPVMKRHPPTPIGIYVVRPPGQHPARKVRVLTEMLIECFDHGPALPKTAYP, encoded by the coding sequence GTGGATATCGAAGATCTCCGGACATTCGTCGAAGTAGCTGATGCGGGAGGCGTCACCTCAGCCGCGCTGCGGCTTGGCATCTCCAAGTCGATGGTCAGCCGACGGCTCATGCGGCTCGAAGCGGAGCTTGGTGTCCAACTCCTTGCCCGATCCACCCGCGGGGCTTCCCTGACCGAGGCCGGCGCAACCTTCCGGGACTATGCAGCCAGGGTTTCCGCCGAGATCGATGTGGCCAGGGAAACAATTGTGCCCGCCGGTGAGCTCCGCGGCCGCCTCAGGGTTGCCGCGCCGCTTTCCTTCGGTCCGACGCATTTCGCCGCGGTGATTGCGCAAATGGCACGCCGCCATCCTCATCTCCAGATCCAGACCTGTTACAGTGATCGTTTCGTGGATCTGATCGCGGAAGGCTATGATTGTGCGATCCGCGTTGGCACACTTCAGGACTCCAGCCTGATCGCAAGACGCGTCGGTCCCCTCTATGGGAGTTTCGTTGCAAGCCCGGACTATATCAAAGCCCATGGCTCTCCGGAGACACCGGACGAGCTTGTCGCCCATCAGGCTCTTATGCAGGGAACGGAAACCTGGCAAGTGATGGATGGAGACAAGGTGATAACCGTTCGCCCACAGGGACGCTTCAAGGCCGACAACGGGGTTGCTCTCGCTGTCGCCGCAGTAGCCGGTTTGGGTATCGCCGCGCTACCTGACGAGCTTATAAAAGATTATCTGGCCTCAGGCGAGTTGGTTCCGGTCATGAAACGCCATCCACCAACCCCGATCGGGATATATGTCGTCAGACCGCCCGGGCAGCATCCTGCAAGAAAAGTCCGGGTGCTGACCGAAATGCTGATCGAGTGCTTCGACCATGGCCCGGCATTGCCGAAAACAGCTTACCCGTAG
- a CDS encoding type II toxin-antitoxin system RelE/ParE family toxin: MSGKRIRWTLRALRRLDEIGAHIEQDNPDAAARVVARIVTAVDMLAELPASGRPGRIKGTREIVLADIPYIIPYRVSRDIEIITVMHAHQRWPQTF, from the coding sequence ATGAGCGGAAAACGCATTCGCTGGACGCTTCGGGCGTTGCGGCGGCTTGATGAAATCGGCGCTCATATCGAGCAGGACAATCCCGATGCGGCGGCGCGCGTGGTCGCGAGGATCGTGACGGCCGTGGATATGTTGGCGGAACTGCCTGCAAGCGGGCGGCCGGGTCGCATCAAGGGCACCCGTGAAATCGTGCTGGCGGATATTCCGTACATCATCCCGTACCGCGTCAGTCGGGACATCGAGATTATCACCGTCATGCATGCGCATCAGCGCTGGCCGCAGACGTTTTGA
- a CDS encoding CopG family ribbon-helix-helix protein, with the protein MTAAFTVRVKDETASKLDQLAEKLDRSRSYMAAEAIEAFVEQQEWQLTEIEAGLAEADRGEFASDDDVAKVVGKYVKSARQS; encoded by the coding sequence ATGACCGCAGCGTTTACCGTGCGTGTGAAGGATGAAACCGCCAGCAAACTGGATCAGCTTGCCGAAAAGCTGGATCGCTCCCGCTCCTACATGGCTGCCGAAGCCATCGAGGCTTTCGTTGAGCAACAGGAATGGCAGCTTACTGAGATCGAAGCCGGGTTGGCTGAGGCCGATCGGGGCGAATTCGCCAGCGATGATGATGTGGCGAAGGTTGTCGGAAAATACGTCAAGTCCGCCCGTCAATCATGA
- the tnpC gene encoding IS66 family transposase: MTPADLDLPDDVDALKAMILAIAEKAARADALESEVADLKARNADADEQIAKLKQVLKAFDRYRYGRRSEKQSKNIDADLDEQGAFVFEEIETGIAAIQALVEKGRGPGAAKRAPRPRKGFPPHLERIHVVIEPDELPEHAGKQKILIGEDTSERLDVIPPKFRVIVTHRPKYAFKNEDGVIQALAPAHIVESGIPTEALLAYIAVSKYGDGLPLYRQEAIFLRDHVDVDRGIMARWMGKLGFELEILADYTFGQIKRGERIFADETTLPTLVPGSGSAKTAYLWAYARDDRPFGGSGPPMVAYRFEDSRSGDCVARHLDGYRGILQIDGYTAYNRVARPDRGNDGALLAGCWAHSRRRFYELHASDSSKVATATIEKMGALWAIEEKVRGQSPDVRVAARQEASAAVVADLYKLWQDTLPRISGKSKLAEAIRYSLHRQEAFEQFLHDGRIEIDSNIVERAIRPQAIVRKNSLFAGNAGGGRTWATISTLIQTAKMNGVDPLAWLTQTLERIAAGWPSSEIDALMPWNFQK, encoded by the coding sequence ATGACGCCAGCTGATCTCGACCTTCCCGATGACGTTGATGCGCTGAAAGCCATGATCCTGGCGATCGCCGAAAAGGCTGCGCGCGCCGACGCTCTGGAGAGTGAAGTCGCTGATCTGAAAGCCCGCAATGCCGATGCTGACGAACAGATCGCCAAGCTGAAGCAGGTTCTCAAAGCCTTCGACCGTTACCGCTATGGAAGACGCTCGGAAAAGCAGAGCAAGAACATCGACGCGGATCTCGACGAGCAAGGTGCGTTTGTCTTCGAAGAGATCGAGACCGGCATTGCCGCCATCCAGGCGTTGGTCGAAAAAGGAAGAGGTCCAGGCGCTGCAAAACGTGCACCCCGTCCGCGCAAGGGCTTCCCACCGCATCTGGAACGTATCCATGTGGTGATCGAGCCGGACGAGCTTCCTGAGCATGCTGGCAAACAGAAGATCCTGATCGGTGAAGATACCTCCGAGCGGCTTGATGTCATTCCACCGAAGTTCCGGGTGATCGTCACGCACCGCCCGAAGTATGCCTTCAAGAACGAGGACGGTGTCATCCAGGCGTTGGCACCGGCGCATATCGTAGAAAGCGGCATTCCAACGGAAGCGTTGCTCGCCTATATCGCGGTCTCCAAATATGGTGATGGCTTGCCGCTTTATCGGCAGGAAGCGATCTTCCTGCGCGACCATGTCGACGTCGACCGCGGAATCATGGCGCGGTGGATGGGCAAGCTCGGGTTCGAACTTGAGATCCTTGCAGACTACACCTTCGGCCAGATTAAACGAGGCGAACGAATCTTTGCCGACGAGACGACATTGCCCACACTTGTTCCTGGATCGGGGTCGGCAAAGACAGCGTATCTATGGGCGTACGCACGGGACGACCGACCGTTCGGTGGCAGTGGACCGCCGATGGTTGCCTATCGCTTTGAAGACAGTCGATCCGGTGATTGTGTCGCGCGGCATCTCGACGGCTATCGCGGCATCCTGCAGATCGATGGCTACACTGCTTACAACCGCGTCGCCCGACCTGACCGGGGAAACGACGGCGCGCTATTGGCTGGGTGTTGGGCGCACAGTCGCCGCCGGTTTTACGAACTTCATGCGAGCGACAGTTCCAAGGTGGCAACGGCGACGATCGAAAAGATGGGCGCGCTGTGGGCCATCGAGGAAAAGGTGCGCGGACAAAGCCCCGATGTCCGCGTGGCCGCCCGCCAGGAGGCCTCCGCTGCAGTCGTTGCCGATCTCTACAAGCTTTGGCAGGACACGCTGCCCCGTATCTCTGGAAAGTCAAAGCTCGCCGAGGCCATTCGCTATTCCCTTCATCGACAGGAAGCCTTCGAGCAATTCCTTCACGACGGTCGCATCGAAATCGACTCCAACATCGTCGAACGGGCGATCAGGCCCCAGGCAATCGTTCGCAAGAATAGTCTGTTCGCGGGTAATGCCGGCGGCGGCCGGACTTGGGCGACGATCTCAACTCTCATTCAAACGGCCAAAATGAACGGTGTTGATCCGCTCGCTTGGCTAACGCAGACCCTCGAACGCATCGCCGCGGGTTGGCCATCGAGCGAGATCGACGCCCTTATGCCTTGGAACTTCCAGAAGTAA
- the tnpB gene encoding IS66 family insertion sequence element accessory protein TnpB (TnpB, as the term is used for proteins encoded by IS66 family insertion elements, is considered an accessory protein, since TnpC, encoded by a neighboring gene, is a DDE family transposase.) gives MIPAGAKVFLASHPVDFRKGPDSLLSLVRDAGNDPFSGALYVFRAKRADRIKIAWWDGSGVCLYSKRLEKNRFVWPKIGPARVQLNHAQLLALVDGMDWKRVRTVAVKRPEFAG, from the coding sequence ATGATCCCGGCCGGTGCGAAGGTGTTTCTTGCAAGCCACCCGGTGGACTTCCGCAAAGGTCCCGATAGCCTTCTGTCGCTGGTGCGCGATGCTGGCAACGATCCATTCAGCGGAGCGCTCTATGTCTTTCGCGCCAAGAGAGCAGACAGAATTAAGATCGCTTGGTGGGATGGTTCCGGTGTGTGCCTCTATTCGAAGCGTCTGGAAAAAAATCGGTTCGTTTGGCCAAAGATCGGGCCTGCCCGTGTGCAGCTCAATCACGCGCAGCTCCTTGCCCTCGTTGACGGGATGGACTGGAAACGTGTCCGTACCGTTGCAGTGAAACGGCCGGAATTTGCTGGGTAA
- a CDS encoding transposase, with amino-acid sequence MIEAVASPLEGAPRQVRRQWSDEFKAQAVAETMQPGASVSAIARRIGVDPSQLFTWRRNARLRAAALPADETAGLLPTPSSSNYSGVDIIIGDAVIRTAAETDEAHLVRVIRAVRSA; translated from the coding sequence ATGATTGAAGCTGTCGCCAGTCCTCTGGAAGGTGCGCCGAGGCAAGTCCGGCGGCAATGGTCGGACGAGTTTAAGGCGCAGGCGGTCGCTGAGACGATGCAGCCGGGCGCGAGCGTTTCGGCGATAGCCCGGCGCATCGGCGTTGATCCGTCACAATTATTTACATGGCGGCGCAATGCCCGGCTGCGAGCCGCGGCTTTGCCGGCGGATGAAACCGCCGGTCTCTTACCGACACCATCATCCAGCAATTATTCCGGGGTCGACATCATCATCGGTGATGCGGTAATCCGCACAGCTGCCGAGACCGATGAGGCTCATCTTGTTCGGGTGATCCGTGCGGTGCGCTCCGCATGA
- a CDS encoding pseudouridine synthase has translation MGERRQPQKLREREKAGADAGGKRVTLPRALSKLGYCSRTQAERLIADGRVAVDGRIIRNLDAWVDLQSAKLAVDGAMIAAEAKIYLMLNKPRGLLTTRHDPEERPTVYDCLKEFDIPHLSPVGRLDKASEGLLLFTNDTEFAQTLLDPITHVTKTYHVQVNRVMDAESLAEMTYGIRHDGEVLAATAARLLRSGDRNSWIEVELDEGRNRQIRRMLEATGAECLRLVRVAIGGLKLGELPKGSVRALTEAELRDLKRRTGMERTGRN, from the coding sequence GTGGGAGAGCGGCGCCAACCGCAGAAATTGCGTGAACGCGAGAAAGCCGGCGCGGATGCCGGGGGCAAGCGGGTCACCCTGCCGCGTGCTCTTTCGAAGCTCGGCTATTGTTCCCGCACCCAGGCCGAACGCCTGATCGCCGACGGCCGTGTTGCGGTCGACGGGCGGATTATCCGGAATCTCGACGCCTGGGTCGATCTCCAATCGGCAAAGCTTGCGGTCGACGGCGCAATGATCGCCGCCGAGGCGAAAATCTACCTGATGTTGAATAAGCCGCGCGGGCTGCTGACGACCCGGCACGATCCGGAAGAGCGTCCGACGGTCTATGACTGTCTCAAGGAATTCGACATTCCGCATCTCTCACCGGTCGGCCGGCTCGACAAGGCAAGCGAGGGCCTGCTGCTGTTTACGAACGATACCGAGTTCGCGCAGACCCTGCTCGATCCGATCACCCATGTGACCAAGACCTATCATGTGCAGGTCAACCGCGTCATGGATGCGGAATCGCTGGCCGAAATGACATACGGGATCCGGCACGACGGCGAAGTGCTGGCAGCGACGGCCGCACGGCTCTTGCGAAGCGGCGACCGCAACTCCTGGATCGAGGTGGAACTCGACGAAGGCCGTAACCGGCAGATCCGCCGCATGCTCGAAGCCACCGGTGCCGAGTGCCTGCGGCTGGTGCGGGTTGCAATCGGCGGACTTAAGCTTGGAGAGCTGCCGAAAGGCTCGGTGCGCGCACTGACAGAGGCGGAGCTACGCGACCTGAAGCGGCGGACGGGCATGGAAAGGACTGGGCGGAATTGA
- a CDS encoding phosphoribosyltransferase, whose protein sequence is MAPHDFWQELHPPGSFPADGDFTSFYVAELQDRRQLRLPIRVLADSEHALASLIVNQASFAVLDALAGQLASTIRHFDIDIVAGLPTLGLTLAAAVAQKLGHARYVPLGTSRKFWYRNDLSVALSSITTPEQQKRLYIDPRMLPLLRGRRVALIDDVISSGSSIVAGLHLMTACDIEPVVIAAAMLQSERWKEKLAAEGTQWPDRTVGVFATPILERTAEGRWSAPTA, encoded by the coding sequence ATCGCGCCGCATGACTTCTGGCAGGAGCTCCATCCCCCGGGCAGCTTTCCGGCAGATGGCGATTTTACCTCGTTCTATGTCGCGGAACTGCAGGACCGCCGCCAGCTTCGTCTGCCGATCCGGGTGCTTGCCGACAGCGAACACGCGCTCGCCTCGCTGATCGTCAACCAAGCGAGCTTCGCCGTGCTCGACGCGCTCGCCGGGCAACTGGCGTCAACGATCAGGCACTTTGACATCGATATCGTCGCAGGCCTGCCGACGCTCGGCTTGACGCTTGCTGCAGCAGTCGCCCAGAAGCTCGGTCACGCGCGCTACGTGCCCTTGGGCACCTCCCGGAAATTCTGGTACCGCAACGACCTTTCCGTAGCCCTGTCGTCGATCACGACGCCGGAGCAGCAGAAGCGTCTTTATATAGACCCGCGCATGCTGCCGCTGCTTCGGGGCCGCCGTGTCGCGCTGATCGACGATGTCATTTCTAGCGGCAGTTCCATCGTCGCGGGCCTGCATTTGATGACGGCCTGCGATATCGAGCCTGTCGTCATCGCCGCGGCGATGCTGCAATCCGAACGCTGGAAGGAAAAGCTCGCCGCTGAAGGCACCCAATGGCCCGACCGCACCGTTGGCGTCTTCGCGACACCGATACTCGAAAGAACGGCGGAGGGCCGTTGGAGCGCTCCCACTGCCTGA
- a CDS encoding SLC13 family permease, whose amino-acid sequence MTFEQASLLILLSAMLVLFSLNRIRIEVVAIGGLLAGYLLRLYPAEQVFSGFASPVVITVVEILLIVQVLARAKLFDSLAARFAAAELSGFTVIASLSAVTGLVSIFMNNIGAFAIMLPASLRISSVMNIPRRQLVMPISFAALLGGLVSLIGTPANLLVSDALAKATGSGFQFFDFAYVGLPVAIAGILLMAALVPHLFPETDDQPADAAPARRRIVTERRIPEGSPLAGVRLLDCSSLFEIQPHALIRNGRFLFGPLDQSTIEAGDSLLAEGADAVFAGLAASAALVPEAHPNGLQADFSRIEAVVMPESTLVGSRIRSLEVFKSRSVRVAALSMRSPRIEGRFEDLQLSIGDILVLEGPREAVAEALEECECLPLASQPADEATSNAWQPLLIFAAGVTLSAVGPVRPEIAFAAVVLVLALMGYLNIRQAMADINWPIIIMLAAMIPIGSAVAATGTAQLVADWLSLLVPISMPLAGIALLLFIAMALTPFVNNATVAIVLSPVALEFAEAAHQAPAAYLIAVAAGASLDFLTPFGHHNNTLAMSIGSYRVSDFLRAGSPLSFASYFLTVLLVALIWL is encoded by the coding sequence ATGACGTTCGAGCAAGCATCCCTGCTGATCCTTCTCTCGGCAATGCTCGTTCTGTTCTCCCTGAACCGTATCCGCATCGAGGTCGTGGCAATCGGGGGCCTGCTTGCCGGGTATCTGCTCCGACTTTATCCAGCCGAACAGGTCTTTTCCGGTTTCGCGAGTCCCGTCGTCATTACCGTGGTCGAGATTCTACTGATCGTCCAGGTGCTCGCCCGGGCAAAACTGTTTGACAGCCTCGCCGCACGTTTTGCAGCCGCCGAATTGTCTGGCTTCACGGTTATCGCCAGTCTTTCGGCGGTCACCGGCCTCGTCTCGATCTTCATGAATAATATCGGCGCCTTCGCGATCATGCTGCCTGCATCGCTGCGCATCAGCAGCGTCATGAATATCCCCCGGCGCCAACTCGTCATGCCGATTTCGTTTGCGGCACTTCTCGGCGGTCTCGTCTCGCTGATTGGAACGCCGGCCAATCTGCTGGTCAGCGATGCATTGGCCAAGGCAACGGGCTCCGGCTTTCAATTTTTCGATTTCGCCTATGTCGGCCTTCCTGTCGCCATCGCCGGAATTCTGCTGATGGCCGCTCTCGTTCCGCACCTTTTTCCCGAAACGGACGACCAACCTGCCGATGCGGCGCCAGCCCGAAGGCGCATCGTGACGGAGCGGCGCATTCCTGAGGGTTCGCCGCTCGCCGGCGTACGCCTTCTCGATTGCTCCAGCCTCTTTGAAATCCAGCCGCACGCATTGATCCGCAACGGCCGGTTCCTCTTTGGCCCGCTCGATCAGTCGACGATCGAGGCAGGCGATAGCTTGCTTGCCGAAGGCGCCGATGCAGTTTTTGCCGGTCTCGCCGCCTCGGCTGCCCTCGTTCCAGAAGCTCATCCGAATGGGCTGCAGGCGGATTTTTCCCGCATCGAGGCCGTCGTCATGCCGGAGAGTACGCTGGTCGGCTCGCGAATCCGCTCGTTGGAGGTCTTTAAGAGCCGAAGCGTCAGGGTTGCCGCTCTCTCCATGCGGTCACCACGGATCGAAGGCCGCTTCGAGGACTTGCAGCTCTCGATCGGCGATATCCTTGTGCTCGAAGGCCCGCGCGAGGCGGTCGCTGAAGCGCTTGAGGAATGCGAATGCCTGCCGCTCGCCTCCCAGCCTGCAGACGAAGCGACGTCGAATGCGTGGCAGCCCCTCCTGATCTTCGCTGCTGGCGTGACGCTTTCCGCTGTCGGGCCGGTCCGCCCGGAGATCGCATTTGCGGCTGTCGTACTCGTTCTTGCGCTGATGGGCTATCTCAACATCCGCCAGGCCATGGCGGACATCAACTGGCCGATCATCATCATGCTGGCCGCGATGATCCCGATCGGCTCGGCTGTTGCCGCAACAGGCACGGCCCAGCTGGTCGCCGATTGGCTGAGCCTGCTCGTGCCGATATCCATGCCGCTTGCCGGTATCGCACTCCTGCTCTTCATCGCCATGGCGCTTACGCCATTCGTCAACAACGCAACAGTGGCAATTGTGCTCAGTCCCGTTGCGCTGGAATTTGCGGAGGCGGCACACCAAGCCCCGGCCGCCTACCTGATTGCCGTTGCCGCCGGCGCATCGCTCGATTTCCTCACGCCGTTCGGCCACCACAACAATACGCTGGCGATGAGCATCGGCAGTTACCGCGTCTCCGACTTCCTGCGCGCCGGCAGTCCGCTTTCGTTTGCTTCCTATTTTCTGACCGTTCTTCTGGTCGCCCTGATCTGGCTTTGA